A window of the Streptococcus sp. 116-D4 genome harbors these coding sequences:
- the infB gene encoding translation initiation factor IF-2 gives MSKKRLYEIAKELGKESKEVVARAKELGLDVKSHSSSVEEAAAAKIAASFKSAAAPKAEAKLVAPKASAEKKAEKSEPAKPAVAKEGAKSAEPVAPKAEKVAAKPQSRNFKAEREARAKEQAERRKQNKGNNRNQQQNGNRQKNDGRNGGKQGQGNRDNRRFSDQAKKQQGQQNRGNERRKQEDKRPNQVAPRIDFKARAAALKAEQNAEYARSSEERFKQSQAAKEALAQANKRKEPEEIFEEAAQLASQAQQAEQVQAVVEVVPEKKAAVMDTRRKKQARPEKNRGDYDHEEDGPRKQQKNRSSQNQVRNQKNSNWNNNKKNKKGNNKNNRNQAPKPVTERKFHELPTEFEYTDGMTVAEIAKRIKREPAEIVKKLFMMGVMATQNQSLDGETIELLMVDYGIEAKQKVEVDNADIERFFVEDGYLNEDELVERPPVVTIMGHVDHGKTTLLDTLRNSRVATGEAGGITQHIGAYQIVENNKKITFLDTPGHAAFTSMRARGASVTDITILVVAADDGVMPQTIEAINHSKAANVPIIVAINKIDKPGANPERVIGELAEHGVMSTAWGGDSEFVEISAKFNQNIDELLETVLLVAEIQELKADPTVRAIGTVIEARLDKGKGAVATLLVQQGTLNVQDPIVVGNTFGRVRAMTNDLGRRVKVAGPSTPVSITGLNEAPMAGDHFAVYEDEKSARAAGEERAKRALMKQRQATQRVSLENLFDTLKAGELKSVNVIIKADVQGSVEALSASLQKIDVEGVKVTIVHSAVGAINESDVTLAEASNAFIVGFNVRPTPQARQQADADDVEIRLHSIIYKVIEEMEEAMKGMLDPEFEEKIIGEALIRETFKVSKVGTIGGFMVTSGKVTRDSKVRVIRDGVVIYDGALASLKHYKDDVKEVTNGREGGLMIDGYNDLKMDDVIEAYIMEEIKR, from the coding sequence TTGTCTAAGAAAAGATTGTACGAAATCGCAAAAGAACTTGGAAAAGAAAGTAAAGAAGTTGTAGCGCGTGCAAAAGAGTTGGGCTTGGATGTGAAAAGCCACTCATCAAGTGTGGAAGAAGCTGCCGCTGCAAAAATTGCTGCCAGCTTTAAGTCTGCAGCTGCTCCGAAAGCAGAAGCGAAACTTGTAGCACCAAAAGCAAGTGCAGAAAAGAAAGCTGAAAAATCTGAGCCAGCAAAACCAGCTGTAGCCAAGGAAGGGGCAAAATCTGCAGAGCCAGTCGCTCCTAAAGCAGAAAAAGTAGCAGCTAAACCGCAAAGTCGTAATTTCAAGGCTGAGCGCGAAGCACGTGCCAAAGAGCAGGCAGAACGACGCAAGCAAAATAAGGGCAATAACCGTAACCAACAACAAAACGGAAACCGTCAGAAAAACGACGGCCGTAATGGTGGAAAACAAGGTCAAGGCAATCGTGACAATCGTCGCTTTAGTGACCAAGCTAAGAAACAGCAAGGTCAGCAAAATCGTGGAAATGAGCGTCGTAAACAAGAGGACAAGCGTCCAAATCAAGTGGCTCCACGTATTGACTTTAAAGCCCGTGCAGCAGCTCTAAAAGCAGAGCAAAATGCAGAGTACGCACGCTCAAGCGAGGAGCGCTTCAAACAATCGCAAGCTGCCAAAGAAGCCTTGGCTCAAGCTAACAAACGCAAGGAACCAGAGGAAATCTTTGAAGAAGCGGCTCAGTTAGCTTCACAAGCACAACAAGCAGAGCAAGTTCAAGCAGTGGTTGAAGTCGTCCCTGAGAAAAAAGCAGCTGTAATGGATACACGTCGTAAAAAACAAGCTCGACCAGAAAAAAATCGTGGCGATTATGATCACGAAGAGGATGGTCCTAGAAAACAACAAAAGAATCGAAGTAGTCAAAATCAAGTGAGAAATCAAAAGAATAGTAACTGGAATAACAACAAAAAGAACAAAAAAGGCAATAACAAGAACAACCGTAATCAGGCTCCAAAACCTGTTACAGAACGTAAATTCCATGAATTGCCAACAGAATTTGAATATACAGATGGTATGACCGTTGCGGAAATCGCAAAACGTATCAAACGTGAACCAGCTGAAATCGTTAAGAAACTCTTTATGATGGGTGTCATGGCCACACAAAACCAATCTTTGGATGGGGAAACAATTGAACTCCTCATGGTGGATTATGGTATCGAAGCCAAACAAAAAGTTGAAGTGGATAATGCCGACATCGAACGTTTCTTTGTCGAAGATGGTTATCTCAATGAAGATGAATTGGTTGAGCGTCCACCAGTTGTAACTATCATGGGACACGTTGACCACGGTAAAACAACCCTCCTAGATACCCTTCGTAACTCTCGTGTTGCGACAGGTGAAGCAGGTGGTATCACTCAGCATATCGGTGCCTACCAAATCGTGGAAAATAATAAGAAGATCACCTTCCTTGATACACCGGGACACGCGGCCTTTACCTCAATGCGTGCACGTGGTGCCTCTGTTACCGATATTACGATCTTGGTCGTAGCGGCAGATGACGGGGTTATGCCTCAGACTATCGAAGCCATCAACCACTCAAAAGCGGCCAACGTTCCAATCATCGTTGCCATTAACAAGATTGATAAGCCAGGTGCTAACCCAGAACGTGTGATCGGTGAATTGGCAGAGCATGGTGTTATGTCAACAGCTTGGGGTGGAGATTCTGAGTTTGTAGAAATCTCAGCTAAGTTTAACCAAAATATCGATGAACTCTTGGAGACTGTTCTACTTGTGGCTGAAATCCAAGAACTCAAAGCAGACCCAACAGTTCGCGCCATCGGTACTGTTATCGAAGCCCGTTTGGACAAAGGTAAAGGTGCGGTTGCAACCCTCCTTGTCCAACAAGGTACTTTGAATGTTCAAGATCCAATCGTTGTCGGAAATACCTTCGGACGTGTCCGTGCCATGACCAACGACCTTGGTCGTCGTGTTAAGGTTGCAGGGCCATCAACACCAGTTTCAATCACAGGTTTGAACGAAGCACCGATGGCGGGTGACCACTTTGCCGTTTACGAAGATGAAAAATCAGCTCGTGCAGCTGGTGAAGAACGTGCTAAACGTGCTCTTATGAAGCAACGTCAAGCTACACAACGTGTCAGCCTTGAAAACCTCTTTGATACGCTTAAAGCTGGTGAACTCAAATCAGTTAACGTTATTATCAAGGCCGACGTACAAGGTTCTGTTGAAGCTCTTTCTGCCTCACTTCAAAAGATCGATGTGGAAGGTGTTAAAGTTACCATTGTCCACTCAGCAGTTGGTGCTATCAATGAATCTGACGTGACTCTTGCCGAAGCTTCAAATGCCTTTATCGTTGGTTTCAACGTACGTCCTACACCACAAGCTCGTCAACAAGCTGATGCGGACGATGTAGAAATCCGTCTCCATAGCATCATCTACAAGGTGATCGAAGAGATGGAAGAAGCTATGAAGGGTATGCTTGATCCAGAATTCGAAGAAAAAATCATCGGTGAAGCACTTATCCGTGAAACCTTCAAAGTGTCTAAAGTGGGAACAATCGGAGGATTCATGGTTACTAGCGGTAAGGTTACCCGTGACTCTAAAGTCCGTGTTATCCGTGATGGTGTCGTTATTTACGATGGTGCTCTAGCTAGCTTGAAACACTATAAAGATGATGTTAAAGAAGTTACAAATGGCCGTGAAGGTGGTCTCATGATTGATGGCTACAATGATCTTAAGATGGATGATGTGATTGAAGCCTACATCATGGAAGAAATCAAGAGATAA
- the rbfA gene encoding 30S ribosome-binding factor RbfA: MANHFRTDRVGMEIKREVNEILQKKVRDPRVQGVTITDVQMLGDLSMAKVYYTILSNLASDNQKAQVGLEKATGTIKRELGHNLKLYKIPDLTFVKDESIEYGNKIDEMLRNLDKN; encoded by the coding sequence ATGGCAAATCATTTCCGTACGGATCGTGTGGGCATGGAAATCAAGCGCGAAGTCAATGAGATTTTGCAAAAGAAAGTCCGTGATCCACGTGTCCAAGGTGTGACCATCACTGATGTTCAGATGCTAGGTGATTTATCTATGGCTAAGGTTTACTACACTATTTTGAGTAACCTGGCCTCAGATAATCAGAAAGCTCAAGTCGGGCTTGAAAAAGCAACTGGTACTATCAAACGTGAACTTGGTCACAATTTGAAATTGTACAAAATCCCAGACTTAACTTTCGTCAAAGACGAATCCATCGAATATGGAAACAAGATTGACGAGATGCTACGCAATCTGGATAAAAACTAA
- a CDS encoding DUF1858 domain-containing protein, protein MDNIIDVSIPVAEVVDKHPEVLDILVELGFKPLANPLMRNTVGRKVSLKQGSKLEGTPMDKIVRTLEANGYEVIGLD, encoded by the coding sequence ATGGACAATATCATTGATGTATCTATTCCTGTTGCGGAAGTTGTGGACAAGCATCCAGAAGTTTTAGATATCCTAGTAGAGCTGGGTTTTAAACCACTTGCTAATCCCTTGATGCGCAATACAGTTGGTCGCAAGGTATCGCTTAAGCAGGGGTCTAAGCTTGAAGGAACTCCTATGGACAAGATTGTCCGCACGCTGGAAGCAAACGGCTACGAAGTGATTGGGTTAGACTAA
- a CDS encoding DUF438 domain-containing protein: MADERIHVLRDILLELHNGASPESVQERFDATFTGVSAIEISLMEHELMNSDSGVTFEDVMELCDIHANLFKNAVKGVEVEDTEHPGHPVRVFKEENLALRAALIRIRRLLDTYESMEDEEMLAEMRKGLVRQMGLVGQFDIHYQRKEELFFPIMERYGHDSPPKVMWGVDDQIRELFQTALATAKSLPEVSISSVKEAFEVFATEFESMIFKEESILLMILLESFTQDDWIQIAEESDAYGCAIIRPSEKWMPERQSFVEKKSVEEPSQSETVDGQVQQVIDTPEGQFTITFTPKEKEAVLDRHSQQAFGNGYLSVEQANLILNHLPMEITFVNKDDIFQYYNDNTPADEMIFKRAPSQVGRNVELCHPPKYLDKVKTIMKGLREGSKDKYEMWFKSESRGKFVHITYAAVHDENGEFQGVLEYVQDIQPYREIDMDYFRGLE, translated from the coding sequence ATGGCAGATGAACGGATTCATGTCCTGCGGGATATTTTGTTAGAATTGCACAATGGTGCCTCTCCTGAGTCAGTTCAGGAGCGTTTTGATGCGACCTTTACAGGTGTGTCAGCCATTGAGATTTCTCTCATGGAGCACGAGTTGATGAACTCAGACTCAGGTGTTACCTTTGAAGATGTCATGGAACTCTGTGATATCCATGCCAATCTTTTTAAAAATGCTGTTAAGGGTGTCGAAGTAGAGGATACCGAGCATCCTGGGCACCCAGTTCGTGTCTTTAAGGAAGAAAATCTGGCCCTCCGTGCGGCCTTGATTCGCATTCGGAGATTGTTAGATACCTATGAGTCCATGGAAGATGAAGAAATGCTTGCAGAAATGCGTAAGGGCTTGGTGCGTCAGATGGGACTTGTAGGTCAATTTGATATTCATTACCAACGTAAAGAAGAACTTTTCTTTCCTATCATGGAGCGCTATGGTCACGATTCGCCTCCAAAAGTGATGTGGGGAGTGGATGACCAGATTAGGGAACTCTTTCAAACAGCTTTAGCGACAGCCAAGTCATTGCCAGAAGTGTCTATTAGTAGTGTAAAGGAAGCTTTTGAAGTCTTTGCGACAGAGTTTGAAAGTATGATTTTTAAGGAAGAATCTATCCTCCTCATGATTCTCCTTGAGTCCTTTACTCAGGATGACTGGATTCAGATTGCGGAGGAGAGCGATGCCTATGGCTGTGCTATCATCCGGCCATCTGAGAAATGGATGCCAGAAAGACAGAGCTTTGTTGAGAAGAAAAGTGTAGAAGAACCAAGTCAGTCAGAAACTGTAGATGGACAGGTTCAGCAAGTTATCGATACGCCAGAAGGGCAGTTTACCATTACCTTTACCCCTAAAGAAAAGGAAGCAGTGCTGGACCGTCATAGTCAACAGGCTTTTGGCAATGGTTATCTTTCAGTCGAGCAGGCCAATCTCATCCTCAATCACCTCCCTATGGAGATTACCTTTGTTAATAAGGATGATATTTTCCAGTATTATAATGACAATACGCCAGCAGATGAGATGATTTTCAAGCGGGCACCGTCTCAGGTTGGACGCAATGTCGAACTCTGCCATCCACCTAAGTACTTGGACAAGGTCAAGACCATCATGAAGGGACTTCGTGAGGGAAGCAAAGACAAGTATGAAATGTGGTTCAAGTCTGAGTCACGAGGTAAGTTTGTCCACATCACCTACGCTGCAGTGCACGATGAAAACGGAGAATTCCAAGGTGTGTTGGAATACGTTCAGGATATCCAGCCCTACCGTGAGATTGACATGGACTATTTCCGTGGATTAGAATAA
- a CDS encoding DUF1912 family protein, whose protein sequence is MSYEQEFMKEFEAWVNTQIMINDIAYKESQKVYEEDQDERAKDAMIRYESRLDAYQFLLGKFENFKAGKGFHDLPDGLFGERNY, encoded by the coding sequence ATGAGTTACGAACAAGAATTTATGAAGGAATTTGAAGCTTGGGTCAATACCCAAATTATGATCAACGACATAGCGTACAAGGAAAGTCAAAAAGTTTACGAAGAAGACCAGGACGAGCGTGCCAAAGATGCCATGATTCGCTACGAAAGCCGCTTGGATGCTTATCAGTTTTTGCTTGGTAAGTTTGAAAACTTCAAAGCAGGCAAGGGATTCCATGATTTACCAGACGGCTTGTTTGGTGAGCGAAATTATTAA
- a CDS encoding DUF898 family protein, with product MNTESYFDGGLLSYIGYSILSFIIIVLTLGIATPWAVCLMQNWKIKHTVIDGRRLYFDGTGAQLFGNWIKWFLLCIITLGIYSFWLNIKMEQWITKHTHHV from the coding sequence ATGAATACTGAAAGTTACTTTGATGGTGGGCTCTTGAGTTATATTGGTTACTCAATTCTATCATTCATTATTATCGTCCTTACTTTAGGGATAGCTACCCCATGGGCTGTTTGTCTCATGCAAAATTGGAAAATCAAACACACTGTCATTGACGGACGTCGTCTCTATTTTGATGGTACAGGTGCCCAGTTATTTGGAAACTGGATTAAATGGTTCTTACTCTGTATCATCACGCTTGGAATTTATTCATTTTGGTTGAACATCAAAATGGAACAATGGATTACCAAACATACACACCACGTATAA
- a CDS encoding helix-hairpin-helix domain-containing protein, which produces MSKKLNRKKQLRNSLRRAGAFSSTMTKVVEETKKVVKRAEQSASEAGKSVSKKVGQAVEATKEQTQKVSNSVEDFAANLGGLPLDRAKTFYDEGIKSASDFKNWTEKELLALKGIGPATIKKLKENGIKFK; this is translated from the coding sequence ATGTCAAAGAAACTCAATCGTAAAAAACAATTACGAAATAGCCTCCGTCGTGCAGGTGCTTTTTCAAGTACTATGACTAAGGTTGTAGAAGAGACAAAAAAAGTCGTGAAACGTGCAGAACAGTCAGCAAGTGAAGCTGGTAAGTCTGTTTCTAAAAAAGTTGGGCAAGCAGTAGAAGCTACCAAAGAGCAAACTCAAAAAGTATCCAATTCTGTAGAAGATTTTGCAGCTAACTTGGGTGGACTTCCACTTGACCGTGCCAAGACCTTCTATGATGAAGGAATCAAGTCTGCGTCAGATTTCAAAAACTGGACTGAAAAAGAACTCCTTGCCTTGAAAGGAATCGGCCCAGCTACCATCAAGAAATTGAAAGAAAATGGCATCAAGTTCAAGTAA
- a CDS encoding flavin reductase family protein — protein MKQSFNTSKLYYGFPIFILGYQDENFGHNITTCSSSYSLGDWLVIGVGAEENAAEQIKHYQQFTVNIPDERLMLEMEQAGFISHREKLKYLELDYEISERTQAPILEACPVVLDCRVDRIIEEDGICHIFAKILERLADPELLDDKGHFKNDRFSPTYFMGDGHQRVYRYLDDRVDPMGSFIKKARKKDGKS, from the coding sequence ATGAAACAATCTTTTAACACCAGCAAACTCTACTATGGTTTTCCTATCTTCATCTTGGGATATCAAGACGAGAACTTTGGACACAATATCACGACCTGCAGTTCCTCTTATAGTCTGGGAGATTGGCTGGTCATCGGTGTTGGTGCTGAGGAAAATGCGGCTGAGCAAATCAAGCATTATCAACAGTTTACCGTAAATATCCCTGATGAACGTCTCATGCTTGAGATGGAGCAGGCTGGTTTTATTAGCCATCGGGAGAAATTAAAATACTTAGAACTTGACTACGAGATTTCTGAACGAACTCAGGCACCGATTTTAGAGGCCTGTCCAGTAGTATTGGACTGTCGGGTAGATCGGATTATCGAGGAAGATGGCATCTGCCATATCTTTGCCAAGATTCTCGAGCGACTGGCTGATCCAGAGCTCTTGGATGATAAGGGCCATTTTAAAAATGACCGTTTTTCACCGACTTACTTTATGGGGGACGGTCATCAGCGCGTTTACCGTTATCTGGATGACCGAGTCGATCCCATGGGAAGCTTTATCAAGAAAGCGAGGAAGAAGGATGGCAAGAGCTGA
- a CDS encoding GNAT family N-acetyltransferase codes for MARAELPERLETEHLVLRVRTVADVEDIFDYASRPEVAYPAGFLPVKTLEDEVYYLEHILPERNKKKNLPAGYGIVVKGTDKVIGSVDFNHRHEDDVLEIGYTLHPDYWGRGYVPEAARALIDLSFKELKLHKIELSCFGYNVQSQRVAEKLGFTLEARIRDRKDAQGNRCDSLMYGLLRSEWEVI; via the coding sequence ATGGCAAGAGCTGAACTGCCAGAACGCTTGGAAACAGAACATCTCGTGTTACGAGTCCGCACAGTCGCTGATGTCGAGGATATCTTTGACTATGCTAGTCGTCCAGAAGTCGCCTACCCAGCAGGATTTCTACCCGTCAAGACCTTGGAAGATGAGGTTTACTATCTAGAGCATATCCTTCCAGAACGCAATAAAAAGAAAAATCTCCCAGCTGGCTATGGTATTGTCGTCAAAGGAACCGATAAAGTCATCGGCTCTGTTGATTTCAACCATCGGCACGAAGACGATGTACTGGAGATTGGCTACACCTTGCACCCAGACTATTGGGGGCGCGGTTATGTGCCTGAAGCGGCGCGTGCCTTGATTGATTTATCTTTTAAAGAATTGAAGCTACACAAGATTGAACTATCTTGTTTTGGTTATAATGTCCAAAGTCAACGGGTCGCAGAAAAACTTGGATTTACCCTCGAAGCTCGCATAAGAGACCGTAAAGATGCCCAAGGAAACCGCTGTGACAGTCTGATGTATGGCTTGCTGAGGAGTGAGTGGGAGGTAATTTGA
- a CDS encoding AAA family ATPase, whose translation MHLFIIGAPASGKMTIGQELSRLTYSTLFYNHQAIDFALEIYQDFTEEMWEFVRGMIFSFLGASARNQRSVILTDVIDFSNQYQLLYLKQIQDLLDDYHQEILFVELETSLEERLHRNQTENRLKHKPLKRHIEVSEREILETAETLQLNSQHQLNELHHYFKINNTNLSAEEVAKQIQNRMNKIEKGQTHV comes from the coding sequence ATGCATCTTTTCATTATCGGTGCTCCGGCCTCAGGAAAAATGACGATTGGTCAAGAACTATCTCGACTGACGTATTCCACTCTCTTTTATAACCATCAAGCCATCGATTTTGCACTGGAAATCTATCAGGACTTTACAGAGGAAATGTGGGAATTTGTTCGTGGAATGATCTTTTCTTTCCTTGGAGCAAGTGCAAGAAATCAGCGATCAGTAATTTTAACTGACGTAATTGATTTTTCAAATCAGTACCAGCTGCTGTATTTGAAGCAAATTCAGGATTTGTTGGATGACTATCATCAAGAGATTCTGTTTGTTGAGTTGGAAACAAGTCTTGAGGAGCGCTTACATCGAAATCAAACGGAGAACCGGTTGAAGCACAAACCCTTAAAACGACATATTGAGGTGTCTGAAAGAGAAATTTTAGAGACCGCTGAAACACTTCAATTAAATTCCCAGCATCAACTGAATGAGTTGCACCACTACTTTAAAATAAATAATACGAATTTGTCTGCAGAAGAAGTTGCTAAGCAAATTCAAAATAGAATGAACAAAATAGAGAAAGGACAAACACATGTCTAA
- a CDS encoding valine--tRNA ligase has translation MSKELSPKYNPAEVEAGRYQKWLDADVFKPSGDQKAKPYSIVIPPPNVTGKLHLGHAWDTTLQDIIIRQKRMQGFDTLWLPGMDHAGIATQAKVEERLRGEGITRYDLGRKKFLDKVWEWKDEYATTIKEQWGKMGLSVDYSRERFTLDEGLSKAVRKVFVDLYKKGWIYRGEFIINWDPAARTALSDIEVIHKDVEGAFYHMNYMLEDGSRALEVATTRPETMFGDVAVAVNPEDPRYKDLIGKNVILPIANKLIPIVGDEHADPEFGTGVVKITPAHDPNDFLVGQRHNLPQVNVMNDDGTMNDLAFEFAGMDRFEARKAVVAKLEEIGALVKIEKRVHSVGHSERTGVVVEPRLSTQWFVKMDQLAKNAIANQDTEDKVEFYPPRFNDTFLQWMENVHDWVISRQLWWGHQIPAWYNAEGEMYVGEEAPEGDGWTQDEDVLDTWFSSALWPFSTMGWPDVDSADFKRYFPTSTLVTGYDIIFFWVSRMIFQSLEFTGRQPFQNVLIHGLIRDEQGRKMSKSLGNGIDPMDVIEKYGADALRWFLSNGSAPGQDVRFSYEKMDASWNFINKIWNISRYILMNDEGLTLEQATANVEKVVNKGAGNVTDRWILHNLNETIGKATANFDKFEFGVAGHILYNFIWDEFADWYVELTKEVLYSDNEEEKVITRSVLLYTLDKILRLLHPIMPFVTEEIFGQISEGSIVTAEYPTVNPAFEDLAAHTGVESLKDLIRAVRNARAEVNVAPSKPITILVKTSDSDLEAFFNSNVNYIKRFTNPEHLEIASTIPAPELAMSSVITGAEIYLPLADLLNVEEELARLDKELAKWQKELDMVGKKLSNERFVANAKPEVVQKERDKQADYQAKYDATVARIDEMKKLVK, from the coding sequence ATGTCTAAAGAACTTTCACCTAAATACAATCCAGCCGAGGTTGAGGCTGGTCGTTACCAAAAATGGCTTGATGCTGATGTTTTCAAGCCTTCAGGCGATCAAAAGGCGAAGCCTTATTCAATCGTGATTCCACCACCAAACGTAACTGGGAAACTCCACCTTGGTCACGCTTGGGATACAACTTTGCAAGATATCATCATCCGTCAAAAACGTATGCAAGGTTTTGATACGCTTTGGCTTCCAGGGATGGACCACGCGGGTATTGCGACTCAGGCTAAGGTTGAGGAGCGCTTGCGTGGTGAGGGCATTACCCGTTACGACCTGGGTCGTAAGAAATTCCTCGACAAGGTCTGGGAATGGAAAGACGAATATGCCACTACCATCAAGGAACAATGGGGCAAGATGGGTCTTTCTGTAGACTACTCTCGTGAGCGTTTCACTCTTGACGAAGGTTTGTCCAAAGCTGTTCGTAAGGTCTTTGTGGACCTTTACAAGAAAGGCTGGATCTACCGTGGTGAATTTATTATCAACTGGGATCCAGCAGCTCGCACAGCCCTTTCTGATATCGAAGTGATCCATAAGGATGTCGAAGGTGCCTTCTACCACATGAACTATATGCTAGAAGATGGCTCACGCGCCCTTGAAGTAGCGACTACTCGTCCTGAGACGATGTTTGGGGACGTTGCCGTTGCGGTCAATCCAGAAGACCCACGCTACAAGGACTTGATTGGAAAAAACGTCATCCTTCCAATCGCTAATAAACTCATCCCAATCGTTGGGGACGAACACGCCGATCCTGAGTTTGGTACTGGTGTCGTGAAAATCACGCCTGCCCATGATCCAAACGACTTCTTGGTTGGTCAACGCCACAACTTGCCACAAGTCAATGTTATGAACGATGACGGAACTATGAACGATTTGGCCTTCGAATTTGCAGGTATGGACCGTTTTGAAGCTCGTAAGGCAGTCGTTGCTAAATTGGAAGAAATCGGTGCCCTTGTAAAAATCGAAAAACGTGTCCACAGTGTTGGTCACTCAGAACGTACAGGTGTTGTGGTTGAACCACGCTTGTCAACGCAATGGTTCGTCAAGATGGACCAATTGGCGAAAAATGCTATTGCCAACCAAGACACAGAGGACAAGGTAGAATTCTACCCACCTCGTTTCAACGATACCTTCCTTCAATGGATGGAAAATGTCCACGACTGGGTTATCTCACGTCAGCTCTGGTGGGGTCACCAAATCCCTGCTTGGTACAATGCAGAAGGTGAAATGTACGTCGGCGAAGAAGCTCCAGAAGGTGACGGATGGACTCAAGATGAGGATGTCTTGGATACTTGGTTCAGTTCTGCCCTCTGGCCATTCTCAACCATGGGCTGGCCTGATGTCGACTCAGCAGACTTCAAACGTTACTTCCCAACTTCAACCTTGGTAACAGGTTACGATATCATCTTCTTCTGGGTGTCTCGTATGATCTTCCAATCCTTGGAATTCACTGGCCGTCAGCCATTCCAAAACGTCCTTATCCACGGTCTTATTCGTGACGAGCAAGGACGCAAGATGTCGAAATCCCTCGGTAACGGAATCGACCCTATGGATGTCATCGAGAAATACGGTGCCGATGCCCTTCGTTGGTTCCTTTCAAACGGTTCTGCACCAGGTCAAGACGTGCGCTTCTCTTACGAAAAAATGGATGCCTCTTGGAACTTCATTAACAAGATCTGGAACATCTCTCGCTACATCCTCATGAACGATGAAGGTTTGACCCTTGAGCAAGCAACTGCCAATGTGGAAAAAGTTGTTAACAAGGGAGCCGGAAATGTCACTGACCGCTGGATTCTCCACAACCTTAATGAAACCATCGGAAAAGCTACTGCCAACTTTGACAAGTTTGAATTTGGTGTAGCTGGGCACATCCTCTACAACTTCATCTGGGATGAGTTTGCGGACTGGTACGTTGAGTTGACCAAGGAAGTCCTTTATAGCGATAACGAAGAAGAGAAAGTTATCACACGTTCTGTTCTCCTTTACACTTTGGACAAGATCCTTCGACTCCTTCACCCAATCATGCCATTCGTTACAGAGGAAATCTTTGGACAAATTTCAGAAGGCTCTATCGTTACCGCAGAATACCCAACTGTTAACCCAGCCTTTGAAGACCTTGCGGCCCACACAGGTGTCGAAAGCCTCAAAGACTTGATCCGTGCTGTTCGTAATGCACGTGCAGAAGTGAACGTAGCACCAAGTAAGCCTATCACCATCCTTGTTAAGACAAGCGATAGCGACTTGGAAGCCTTCTTTAACAGTAATGTCAACTACATCAAACGCTTCACAAATCCAGAACACTTGGAAATCGCATCAACCATCCCTGCACCTGAACTCGCTATGTCAAGCGTCATCACAGGAGCAGAAATTTACTTGCCACTGGCAGACCTCCTCAATGTCGAAGAAGAATTAGCTCGTCTCGACAAAGAACTGGCTAAATGGCAAAAAGAACTGGACATGGTCGGCAAGAAGCTCTCTAACGAACGCTTCGTAGCTAATGCCAAACCAGAAGTCGTCCAAAAAGAACGCGACAAACAAGCCGACTACCAAGCTAAATACGATGCGACCGTCGCACGTATTGATGAGATGAAGAAGTTGGTGAAATAA
- the rpoE gene encoding DNA-directed RNA polymerase subunit delta — MELEVFAGQEKSELSMIEVARAILELRGRDHEMHFSDLVNEIQNYLGTSNSDIREALPLFYTELNFDGSFISLGDNKWGLRSWYGVDEIDEEIIALEESDDDEVAPKTKKKRVNAFMDGDSDAIDYNADDPEDEDAYEADPALSYDDENPDDEKNEVEAYDAEINEIAPDDLDEDVDLNEEDDEFSDDDAETSEG; from the coding sequence TTGGAATTAGAAGTATTTGCTGGGCAAGAAAAAAGTGAACTATCTATGATTGAGGTAGCGCGTGCTATCCTGGAGCTTCGTGGTCGCGATCATGAGATGCATTTTAGCGATCTTGTAAACGAAATTCAAAACTACCTTGGAACATCAAACAGCGATATCCGCGAAGCTTTGCCTTTGTTCTACACAGAGTTGAACTTTGACGGTAGCTTCATCTCACTAGGAGACAACAAATGGGGTCTTCGTTCTTGGTATGGTGTAGACGAAATCGACGAAGAAATCATCGCTCTTGAAGAAAGTGACGACGATGAAGTAGCACCAAAAACTAAGAAAAAACGCGTCAATGCCTTTATGGATGGTGATTCAGATGCGATTGATTACAATGCTGATGATCCTGAAGACGAAGATGCATATGAAGCAGATCCAGCTCTGTCATATGATGATGAAAATCCAGATGATGAGAAAAACGAAGTGGAAGCTTATGATGCAGAAATAAACGAAATCGCTCCTGATGACTTGGATGAAGACGTCGATCTCAACGAAGAAGATGATGAGTTTTCAGATGATGACGCTGAAACGAGTGAAGGATAA